In one window of bacterium DNA:
- a CDS encoding M55 family metallopeptidase, whose translation MKVYLSVDMEGVTGAQHWDETEIGKPGYERLRDRMAREAATVAAAALEAGACEVWVQDAHDTGRNLAPEDLPPGCRLIRGWSGDPRLMVQELDKSFAALLVVGWHSGAGSGGSPLCHAMSTGLTGLRLNGEPCSELRLAGLTAAGLGVPLVFCAGDQALCAEARAWLPGIRTVATQEGRGESVVCHDAQAVLARMAEAGRAALANLSAARLPRLPRRWELEMDFRSPARARRASFYPGMRQVTPSTVRLRGAALDDLLRALLFAV comes from the coding sequence ATGAAAGTCTACCTGAGCGTGGACATGGAGGGCGTCACCGGCGCCCAGCACTGGGACGAGACGGAGATCGGCAAGCCCGGCTACGAGCGGCTGCGGGATCGCATGGCCCGTGAGGCCGCCACCGTGGCCGCGGCCGCCCTCGAAGCGGGGGCGTGTGAGGTGTGGGTGCAGGACGCCCATGACACGGGCCGCAACCTGGCGCCCGAGGACCTGCCCCCCGGCTGCCGCCTCATCCGCGGTTGGAGCGGCGACCCCCGCCTCATGGTGCAGGAGCTGGACAAGAGCTTTGCCGCGCTGCTGGTGGTGGGTTGGCACAGCGGGGCGGGCAGCGGCGGATCGCCCCTCTGCCATGCCATGTCCACGGGTCTGACCGGCCTGCGCCTCAACGGCGAGCCCTGCTCCGAGCTGCGCCTCGCCGGGTTGACGGCCGCGGGGCTGGGCGTGCCGCTCGTCTTCTGCGCCGGCGACCAGGCCCTCTGCGCGGAGGCGCGGGCCTGGCTGCCCGGCATCCGCACGGTGGCCACCCAGGAGGGACGCGGCGAGAGCGTGGTCTGCCACGACGCCCAGGCGGTCCTCGCGCGGATGGCCGAGGCCGGCCGGGCCGCCCTGGCCAACCTGTCCGCCGCCCGTCTGCCCCGCCTGCCCCGCCGCTGGGAGCTGGAAATGGACTTCCGCAGCCCGGCGCGGGCCCGGCGCGCCTCCTTCTATCCGGGGATGAGGCAGGTCACGCCCTCGACCGTGCGTCTGCGCGGCGCGGCGCTGGACGATCTGCTGCGCGCCCTGCTCTTCGCCGTCTGA
- a CDS encoding SufE family protein produces MDERQARIVKEFEALPGWEERYERLIQLGAALPPYPDEWRGEALKVKGCQSQVWLHARLEEGKVVLDADSDALIVKGLIALLLRVYSGLSPDAILATRPEFVEAIGMRQHLSPTRANGLAAMVKQIQLYALAFRLSAPASA; encoded by the coding sequence ATGGATGAGCGGCAAGCGCGCATTGTGAAGGAATTCGAGGCCCTGCCCGGTTGGGAGGAACGCTATGAGCGCCTCATCCAGCTGGGCGCCGCCCTCCCCCCCTACCCCGACGAGTGGCGCGGCGAGGCGCTCAAGGTGAAGGGCTGCCAGTCCCAGGTCTGGCTGCACGCCCGGCTGGAGGAGGGCAAGGTCGTCCTGGACGCCGACAGCGACGCCCTCATCGTCAAGGGTCTCATCGCCCTGCTGCTGCGCGTGTATTCCGGCCTGAGCCCCGACGCCATCCTGGCCACCCGGCCCGAGTTCGTCGAGGCGATCGGCATGCGCCAGCACCTGTCGCCCACGCGCGCCAACGGCCTGGCGGCCATGGTCAAGCAGATCCAGCTCTACGCCTTGGCCTTCCGGCTCAGCGCCCCGGCCTCGGCCTGA
- a CDS encoding glycosyltransferase, which translates to MRILALTHTYPRFPADTNGPFVRFLMDELARRGHEVRILTAWDRGFDPAELERDLDGRGRARARLSAYRYAPWDAWHLLGYSRTIREDVRLRTRMLLLSPLMLAAGARALRRAAQEFRPDLLHAHWFLPNAFMAAGVARRLGLPLVATLHGSDVFVAEKGWPFSHMTRVALRATTRLTSCSPELRDRVCALGLDRRRSHVIPYAADPGLLEGGIDPAAAARMRERLLAGAPGPLVLALGRLVWKKGFHVLLEALPPLRAQHPGLRVAIAGEGDLAERLKTMVRERGLQLVVDFPGRLSREEVGPAMAACDLFVMPSVHDEAGNVDGLPNVILEAMAARRAVVASEVAGIPLAVRHGVTGLLAAPDDPRSLKQALRLALSDAEVRRRWGEAGRALIESELNWPAVAARYEEIYRLARADGPGGAGSRTRTRLDAP; encoded by the coding sequence GTGCGCATCCTGGCCCTGACGCACACCTATCCGCGCTTCCCCGCCGACACCAACGGACCCTTTGTCCGTTTCCTCATGGACGAGCTGGCCCGCCGCGGCCACGAGGTGCGCATCCTGACGGCCTGGGACCGGGGCTTCGATCCCGCCGAGCTGGAGCGGGACCTGGACGGGCGTGGCCGCGCCCGCGCCCGGCTCTCCGCCTACCGCTACGCCCCATGGGACGCCTGGCACCTCCTGGGCTATTCGCGCACCATCCGCGAGGATGTCCGGCTGAGGACCCGCATGCTCCTGCTCAGTCCGCTCATGCTGGCGGCGGGGGCCCGCGCCCTGCGGCGCGCGGCGCAGGAGTTCCGCCCCGACCTGCTGCATGCCCACTGGTTCCTGCCCAACGCCTTCATGGCCGCCGGCGTGGCCCGCCGCCTGGGCCTGCCCCTGGTGGCCACCTTGCACGGCAGCGACGTGTTCGTGGCGGAGAAGGGCTGGCCCTTCTCGCACATGACGCGCGTGGCGCTGCGCGCCACCACGCGCCTGACGAGCTGCTCGCCGGAGCTGCGGGATCGCGTTTGCGCCCTGGGCCTGGACCGGCGGCGCAGCCATGTCATCCCCTATGCCGCCGATCCCGGCCTGCTCGAGGGCGGGATCGATCCGGCCGCCGCCGCCCGCATGCGGGAGCGCCTGCTGGCCGGCGCGCCCGGCCCCCTCGTGCTGGCCCTCGGGCGGCTGGTCTGGAAGAAGGGCTTCCACGTCCTGCTGGAGGCGCTGCCTCCCTTGCGCGCCCAGCATCCCGGCCTGCGCGTCGCCATCGCCGGCGAGGGCGATCTGGCGGAGCGCCTGAAGACAATGGTCCGCGAACGCGGCCTGCAGCTGGTGGTCGACTTCCCCGGCCGATTGTCGCGGGAGGAGGTGGGTCCGGCCATGGCGGCCTGCGACCTCTTCGTCATGCCCAGCGTGCACGACGAGGCGGGCAACGTGGACGGCCTGCCCAATGTCATCCTCGAGGCGATGGCGGCCCGGCGCGCCGTGGTGGCCAGCGAGGTGGCCGGCATTCCCCTGGCCGTGCGCCATGGCGTGACCGGCCTGCTGGCCGCGCCGGACGACCCGCGCTCCCTCAAGCAGGCCCTGCGCCTGGCCCTGTCCGACGCGGAGGTCCGCCGCCGCTGGGGCGAGGCGGGGCGCGCCCTGATCGAGTCGGAACTCAACTGGCCGGCGGTGGCCGCCCGCTATGAGGAGATCTATCGGCTGGCCCGGGCGGACGGCCCCGGTGGCGCCGGGAGCCGGACACGGACGCGGCTGGACGCGCCATGA
- a CDS encoding co-chaperone GroES family protein, whose protein sequence is MSGLEHLKVIGDRVLILPDAGQQRTGAGLYLPPSVSDKDIVQGGTVVAVGPGTPMPDPDSSDEPWRPAPGRLRHLPMEVEAGDYALYLKKAAIEVTYQGHRYLIVPLAGILLVERDENHLPLDELLGGE, encoded by the coding sequence ATGAGCGGCCTGGAGCATCTCAAGGTGATCGGCGACCGGGTGCTGATCCTGCCCGACGCCGGCCAGCAGCGGACGGGAGCCGGCCTCTACCTGCCCCCCAGCGTGAGCGACAAGGACATCGTGCAGGGCGGCACGGTGGTGGCGGTGGGGCCGGGCACGCCCATGCCCGACCCGGACAGCTCGGACGAACCCTGGCGACCGGCCCCGGGCCGCCTGCGCCACCTGCCCATGGAGGTGGAGGCGGGCGACTACGCCCTCTACCTGAAGAAGGCGGCGATCGAGGTCACCTACCAGGGCCACCGCTACCTGATTGTGCCCCTGGCCGGCATCCTGCTGGTGGAGCGGGACGAGAACCACCTGCCCCTGGACGAGCTGCTGGGCGGGGAATGA
- a CDS encoding tRNA pseudouridine(13) synthase TruD, translating to MEWTWSTRRWEILDPAPLLEGERLRGLIRAVPEDFVVEEVPAYEPDGGEGHLFLTLTKRGWTTDAALHEVARQLGLPRGEIGVAGLKDRHALTTQWISLPAAGAARHGDFQHADLQLGAPHPHRHKLRRGHLKGNRFRITLRELDRPAAPALELARDRAERLAEAGGMGHLFGRQRFGPDGRNVDLGLRLLGQPRRLRPGDFALSALQGALFNLFWCLRRERGQLRTVLGGDILQKTETGGLFSSADPVTDQQRLEAGELRITGPIFGADRLVPPPDSPARALEEEVLAAFGLARVQWTGLGKKAPGTRRALQTQAGGLTIQAGGEGASLVLDFELEAGAFATRLLGEMADWREAERGGADPDLAQGTRA from the coding sequence GTGGAGTGGACGTGGAGCACCCGTCGATGGGAGATCCTTGATCCGGCGCCCCTGCTGGAGGGCGAACGGCTGCGCGGCCTGATCCGCGCCGTCCCCGAGGATTTCGTCGTGGAGGAAGTGCCTGCCTATGAACCCGATGGCGGGGAGGGCCACCTCTTTCTCACGCTGACCAAGCGGGGCTGGACCACCGACGCGGCCCTGCACGAGGTGGCGCGGCAGCTGGGCCTGCCCCGCGGCGAGATTGGCGTGGCCGGCCTCAAGGACCGCCATGCCCTCACCACCCAGTGGATCAGCCTGCCCGCCGCCGGCGCCGCCCGCCACGGCGACTTCCAGCATGCGGACCTGCAATTGGGCGCTCCCCATCCCCACCGCCACAAACTGCGCCGCGGCCACCTCAAGGGCAACCGCTTCCGCATCACCCTGCGCGAGCTGGACCGCCCGGCCGCCCCGGCGCTGGAGTTGGCGCGGGACCGGGCGGAGCGCCTGGCGGAGGCGGGCGGCATGGGCCACCTCTTCGGCCGCCAGCGCTTCGGCCCGGACGGCCGCAACGTGGATCTCGGCCTGCGCCTGCTGGGGCAGCCCCGCCGCCTGCGGCCGGGGGACTTCGCCCTCTCCGCCCTCCAGGGAGCCCTCTTCAACCTGTTCTGGTGCCTGCGCCGGGAGCGGGGCCAGCTGCGCACGGTGCTGGGCGGGGACATCCTGCAGAAGACGGAGACGGGCGGCCTCTTTTCCAGCGCCGATCCTGTGACGGACCAGCAGCGGCTGGAGGCGGGGGAGCTGCGCATCACGGGCCCCATCTTCGGCGCGGACCGCCTGGTGCCGCCGCCGGACAGCCCGGCCCGCGCCCTGGAGGAGGAGGTCCTGGCCGCCTTCGGCCTGGCGCGGGTGCAGTGGACCGGCCTGGGCAAGAAGGCTCCCGGCACGCGGCGCGCCCTGCAGACCCAGGCCGGCGGCCTGACCATCCAGGCGGGCGGGGAAGGGGCCAGCCTGGTGCTGGACTTCGAGCTGGAGGCGGGCGCCTTCGCCACCCGCCTGCTGGGCGAAATGGCGGACTGGCGGGAGGCGGAGCGCGGCGGAGCGGACCCGGACCTGGCGCAGGGGACGAGGGCATGA
- a CDS encoding ABC transporter ATP-binding protein — protein MALLLKVDHLSFSYGDRSALDDLSLELRPGEILGLLGPNGAGKSTLMALATGLLEPRSGSVRTAGGDPRDPAVRARFGLAPQELALYDDLSAWENLLFFGRVQGLAGNGLALRARQVLAESGLTGRERDRVSTFSGGMKRRLNLAVALLHQPDLLLLDEPTAGVDPQSRLALYDLVLAQRAAGRGVLYATHYMEEAQRLCDHVAVLDQGRLLDCGAVPELLERHGGPSILEAQRAGGTIRRETTDPMGELLRLHAEGPLAAFTVRPPDLEQVFLRLTGRRLRD, from the coding sequence GTGGCCTTGCTGTTGAAGGTTGATCACCTGTCCTTCTCCTACGGCGATCGATCCGCCCTGGACGATCTCAGCCTCGAGCTGCGCCCGGGCGAGATCCTCGGCCTGCTGGGACCCAATGGGGCGGGCAAGAGCACGCTGATGGCCCTCGCCACCGGCCTGCTGGAGCCCCGGTCCGGGAGCGTGCGCACGGCGGGCGGCGATCCCCGCGATCCGGCCGTGCGCGCCCGCTTCGGCCTGGCCCCGCAGGAGCTGGCCCTTTACGACGATCTCAGCGCGTGGGAGAACCTGCTCTTTTTCGGCCGCGTGCAGGGCTTGGCGGGCAACGGCCTGGCCCTCCGGGCCCGGCAGGTCCTGGCCGAGTCGGGCTTGACCGGCCGCGAGCGGGACCGCGTCTCCACCTTCTCCGGCGGCATGAAGCGCCGGCTCAATCTGGCCGTGGCGCTGCTTCACCAGCCGGATCTGCTGCTGCTGGACGAGCCCACGGCGGGGGTCGATCCCCAGTCCCGCCTCGCCCTCTATGACCTGGTCCTTGCCCAGCGGGCGGCGGGGCGCGGCGTCCTCTACGCCACGCATTACATGGAGGAGGCCCAGCGTCTCTGCGACCACGTGGCCGTGCTGGACCAGGGGCGCCTGCTGGATTGCGGAGCGGTTCCCGAGCTGCTGGAGCGCCATGGCGGCCCGTCCATCCTAGAGGCGCAGCGCGCCGGCGGGACGATCCGGCGTGAGACGACCGATCCCATGGGGGAGCTGCTCCGCTTGCACGCCGAGGGGCCGCTCGCGGCCTTCACCGTCCGCCCGCCGGACCTCGAGCAGGTTTTCCTGCGCCTGACCGGCCGCCGTCTGAGGGATTGA
- a CDS encoding ABC transporter permease, with amino-acid sequence MGSMLAIAIKDLRLLLRDRAGLFFTMAFPFIYALFFGAIFSPGEEGARRIPLRLVDLDGSPAAAAFLDSLAARPGLDCRRDSLAGAEQAVRRGWASAALILPPGFGQGLVHPFRGQPVEVELLHDPVRRAEAGLLQGLLMEQAFRGLAQRFQDPRSFLPDVRAWRDSLDRPAAATARLDPLRRWLGELDRFLVHEAAAESLAAGAAPLAAPRSGLADFIPLRIKARELSVVREGPRSYFEISFPQGLLWGLISVAATFGVSLVVERKEGTLRRLRASRLRRRQILGGKALACAATVMALALLMLVAGLPLGVRAERPLLLLAAIPATAAAFTGLMLLVSVLGRTERSASGIGWSLLLVLAMLGGGMVPLFMMPEWMRVLGNASPVKWAILAFEGVLWRGFGWAELWPVCAILCAFGAAAAAIGLRAFRWNES; translated from the coding sequence ATGGGCAGCATGCTCGCCATCGCCATCAAGGACCTGCGCCTGCTTCTGAGGGATCGCGCCGGTCTCTTCTTCACCATGGCCTTCCCTTTCATCTATGCGCTCTTCTTCGGGGCCATCTTCTCGCCGGGCGAGGAGGGCGCGCGCCGCATTCCCCTGCGCCTGGTGGATCTGGACGGCAGCCCCGCGGCGGCCGCCTTCCTCGATTCGCTGGCGGCGCGACCTGGTCTGGACTGCCGGCGGGACAGCCTGGCGGGCGCCGAGCAGGCGGTGCGGCGGGGTTGGGCCAGCGCCGCCCTCATCCTGCCGCCGGGCTTCGGTCAGGGGCTCGTCCACCCCTTTCGCGGGCAGCCCGTCGAAGTCGAACTGCTCCATGATCCGGTCCGCCGGGCGGAGGCCGGCCTCCTGCAGGGCTTGCTCATGGAACAGGCTTTCCGCGGCCTGGCGCAGCGCTTCCAGGATCCCCGCTCCTTCCTCCCGGATGTGCGCGCCTGGCGGGACAGCCTGGACCGGCCCGCCGCCGCCACCGCGCGCCTCGATCCCCTGCGCCGCTGGCTGGGAGAGCTGGACCGCTTCCTGGTCCATGAGGCCGCCGCCGAGTCCCTGGCCGCCGGTGCGGCGCCACTGGCCGCGCCACGCTCCGGGCTGGCGGACTTCATCCCGCTGAGGATCAAGGCCCGCGAACTGTCGGTGGTGCGGGAGGGACCCCGCTCCTACTTCGAGATCTCCTTTCCCCAGGGCCTGCTCTGGGGCCTGATCAGCGTGGCCGCCACCTTCGGCGTCTCGCTGGTGGTGGAGCGCAAGGAGGGCACGCTGCGCCGCCTGCGCGCCTCGCGCCTGCGCCGCCGGCAGATCCTGGGCGGCAAGGCCCTGGCTTGCGCCGCCACCGTGATGGCCCTGGCCCTCCTCATGCTGGTGGCCGGCCTGCCCCTGGGCGTGCGGGCGGAACGGCCCCTCCTGCTGCTGGCCGCCATCCCCGCCACCGCGGCGGCTTTCACCGGCCTGATGCTGCTGGTCTCCGTCCTGGGTCGCACGGAGCGTTCCGCCTCGGGCATCGGCTGGTCCCTCCTGCTGGTGTTGGCCATGCTGGGGGGCGGCATGGTGCCGCTCTTCATGATGCCGGAGTGGATGCGCGTCCTGGGGAACGCCAGTCCGGTCAAGTGGGCCATCCTCGCCTTCGAGGGAGTGCTCTGGCGCGGCTTCGGCTGGGCCGAGCTGTGGCCGGTCTGCGCCATCCTCTGCGCCTTCGGCGCCGCGGCGGCCGCCATCGGCCTGCGCGCCTTCCGCTGGAACGAGTCTTGA
- a CDS encoding secondary thiamine-phosphate synthase enzyme YjbQ, which produces MISHRRELVLTLPARRAFVNITPQVELALAESGVAEGLVLVNAMHITASVFINDDEGGLHADFERWLEELAPHQPVSRYAHNRTGEDNGDAHLKRQVMGREVVVAVTGGRLDFGPWEQIFYGEFDGRRPKRILVKIIGE; this is translated from the coding sequence ATGATAAGCCATCGCCGGGAGCTGGTCCTCACCCTCCCCGCCCGTCGCGCTTTTGTCAACATCACGCCCCAGGTCGAACTGGCGCTGGCCGAGAGTGGCGTGGCCGAGGGACTCGTCCTCGTCAACGCCATGCACATCACGGCCAGCGTCTTCATCAACGACGACGAGGGCGGGCTGCACGCCGACTTCGAGCGCTGGCTGGAGGAGCTGGCCCCCCACCAACCGGTCTCCCGCTATGCCCACAATCGCACGGGGGAGGACAACGGCGACGCCCACCTCAAGCGTCAGGTGATGGGGCGCGAGGTGGTGGTGGCGGTGACGGGGGGCCGCCTGGATTTCGGGCCCTGGGAGCAGATCTTCTACGGCGAGTTCGACGGCCGGCGACCCAAGCGGATCCTTGTCAAGATCATCGGGGAGTGA
- a CDS encoding phosphoribosylanthranilate isomerase, translated as MKGLVQAAGIRDEEEARLCLAEGVDLLGFPFRLPVHREDLDEGEAARLIRSLDIGARCVLITYLDRAAEIRELADFLGCGWVQVHGAMGAGELANLRRAGPGLHIIRSLIIRGPDLVEPLALLREAEAQVDAFLTDSHDPATGADGATGRVHDWSLSRRLREATTRRLILAGGLHAGNVGEAIRAVGPAGVDAHSGLEDREGAKDRKRVRAFVAAARAGFAEEGGA; from the coding sequence ATGAAGGGCTTGGTCCAGGCGGCGGGCATCCGCGACGAGGAGGAGGCCCGCCTCTGCCTGGCGGAGGGGGTGGACCTGCTCGGCTTTCCCTTCCGCCTGCCCGTCCACCGGGAGGACCTGGACGAGGGGGAGGCGGCCCGGCTCATCCGCTCCCTGGACATCGGGGCGCGCTGCGTGCTCATCACCTACCTGGACCGCGCCGCCGAGATCCGGGAGCTGGCCGATTTCCTGGGCTGCGGCTGGGTGCAGGTGCACGGGGCGATGGGAGCGGGGGAGCTGGCCAACCTGCGCCGGGCCGGACCCGGGCTGCATATCATCCGCAGCCTGATCATCCGCGGCCCCGACCTGGTGGAGCCGCTGGCCCTCCTGCGGGAGGCGGAGGCCCAGGTGGACGCCTTCCTCACGGACAGCCACGATCCGGCCACCGGGGCCGACGGCGCCACGGGCCGGGTCCATGACTGGAGCCTCAGCCGCCGCCTGCGCGAGGCGACCACGCGGCGGCTCATCCTGGCCGGCGGGCTGCACGCCGGCAACGTGGGGGAGGCCATCCGCGCCGTGGGACCGGCCGGGGTGGACGCCCACAGCGGCCTGGAGGACAGGGAGGGCGCCAAGGACAGGAAGCGCGTGCGCGCCTTCGTCGCGGCGGCCCGGGCAGGATTCGCCGAAGAGGGGGGCGCATGA
- a CDS encoding isoaspartyl peptidase/L-asparaginase: MNMTHLGPGSGPLLLIHGGAGPIRADMTSEELVRGRMAGLRAALAAGWRILAAGGPALAAVQEAVMALEDDPLYNAGRGSVLNEAGEVELDASLMCGRTRRAGALCGARRLRHPVRAAWRLLEAGRVLGAGVAVEDWLAARGEELADPAWFVTRERQAQLEAARGRGQAVLDHAGELAGGDDAGTVGAVARDLAGDLAAATSTGGMTNKPRGRIGDSPVIGAGTYADNRSLALSATGAGEAFLRAVFAHEVEARLRLGGQDLAEACAAALTNVAELGGEGGCVALSAERGVLAFNSQGMYRAWADPAIGRWGLAIFEEELLEGGDLRQLEFTE; encoded by the coding sequence ATGAACATGACGCACCTGGGGCCGGGCTCTGGTCCCCTCCTCCTGATCCACGGCGGGGCGGGACCCATCCGCGCGGACATGACCAGCGAGGAGCTGGTGAGGGGGCGCATGGCCGGCCTGCGCGCCGCCCTCGCCGCCGGCTGGCGCATCCTGGCGGCGGGAGGCCCGGCGCTGGCCGCCGTGCAGGAGGCGGTCATGGCGCTGGAGGACGACCCCCTCTACAACGCGGGCCGCGGTTCCGTCCTCAATGAGGCGGGCGAGGTGGAGCTGGACGCCTCCCTCATGTGCGGCCGCACGCGGCGGGCGGGAGCCCTTTGCGGGGCGCGGCGCCTGCGCCACCCCGTCCGCGCCGCCTGGCGCCTGCTCGAGGCGGGGCGCGTGCTGGGCGCCGGGGTCGCCGTGGAGGACTGGCTGGCCGCCCGGGGCGAGGAGCTGGCGGACCCCGCCTGGTTCGTCACGCGGGAGCGGCAGGCCCAGTTGGAGGCCGCCCGCGGGCGGGGACAGGCCGTGCTGGACCACGCCGGGGAGCTGGCGGGCGGGGATGATGCCGGCACGGTGGGCGCCGTGGCCCGCGACCTGGCCGGCGACCTGGCCGCCGCCACCTCCACCGGCGGCATGACCAACAAGCCCCGCGGGCGCATCGGCGACAGCCCCGTGATCGGGGCCGGCACCTATGCCGACAACCGCTCCCTGGCCCTCTCGGCCACCGGGGCGGGAGAGGCCTTCCTCCGCGCCGTCTTCGCCCACGAGGTGGAGGCGCGTCTCCGGCTGGGCGGTCAGGATCTGGCCGAGGCCTGCGCGGCGGCCCTGACCAACGTGGCGGAGCTGGGTGGCGAGGGCGGCTGTGTGGCCCTCAGCGCGGAGCGGGGCGTGCTGGCCTTCAACAGCCAGGGCATGTACCGCGCCTGGGCCGACCCCGCCATTGGGCGCTGGGGCTTGGCCATCTTCGAAGAGGAACTGCTTGAGGGGGGCGATCTCCGACAGCTTGAATTCACGGAGTGA